From Lagopus muta isolate bLagMut1 chromosome 12, bLagMut1 primary, whole genome shotgun sequence, one genomic window encodes:
- the WDR88 gene encoding WD repeat-containing protein 88, which produces MAAGGSRGDPLAIEPLPEPQPEMSPAEGLGGDQEQMAEIQFKILRGHGDTVSSCHFCCEDSKVLSCSYDRTVKLWDVAEGFPVQIFEEHTAPVSECNLSPDNRRMVTSSYDNTVKTWDMETGKVLWTIEHEGIVTSCNISHDGKYVVSGSDKGNAISVFDAVSATEVVCVQGHHRSTITRCCFDPDNQRVTSVSYDKTIKLWDMVARSTSITIKEGHSNAISDCCFTSDGRYLCTASWDRSLKIWDVKTGEFRSRGPVTLNQGHEGSVSSCCFSQDASLVVSGGYDNAITIWETDAGYKKLSLKGHWDWVTDVAISEDKKWILSASKDSTLRLWNIERMDRIPSVIESRKEKGSKIAQCEECERPFLSLQHGGFEVISKCVFCRLSSPARSILPLPPSIPPDL; this is translated from the exons ATGGCGGCAGGGGGCAGCCGTGGGGACCCCTTGGCCATAGAGCCACTGCCTGAGCCCCAGCCCGAGATGTCCCCAGCTGAGGGGCTCGGGGGGGACCAGGAGCAAATGGCAGAG ATTCAATTTAAAATTCTAAGAGGGCACGGCGATACTGTGAGTTCCTGCCATTTTTGCTGTGAAGACTCAAAAGTACTTTCATGCTCTTATGACAGAACAGTGAAGCTCTGG GATGTTGCCGAAGGATTTCCTGTTCAAATTTTTGAAGAACACACAGCCCCAGTTTCTGAATGCAACTTGAGTCCTGACAATAGAAG GATGGTGACATCATCCTATGATAACACTGTCAAGACCTGGGATATGGAAACAGGAAAAGTGCTT tggaCAATAGAACATGAAGGCATCGTAACTTCATGTAATATTTCCCATGATGGCAAATATGTGGTATCTGGCTCAGATAAAGGCAATGCCATATCTGTTTTTGATGCAGTAAGTGCAACAGAGGTGGTATGTGTCCAAG GTCATCACAGGAGTACAATCACAAGATGCTGTTTTGATCCTGATAATCAGAGGGTGACTTCAGTATCATACGATAAGACTATAAAGCTGTGGGATATGGTAGCTCGATCCACCTCAATTACAATTAAAGA GGGACACAGCAATGCTATCTCAGATTGTTGCTTTACATCTGATGGTCGATACTTATGCACAGCATCCTGGGACAGGAGCTTAAAAATATGGGATGTAAAGACAGGAGAATTTCGGAGTCGTGGACCTGTTACCTTGAACCAGGGACATGAGGGTTCTGTTAGTTCCTGTTGCTTTAGCCAAGATG CATCACTTGTAGTGTCTGGTGGATATGACAACGCTATAACCATATGGGAAACAGATGCAGGATATAAGAAGTTAAGCTTAAAG GGCCATTGGGACTGGGTGACAGATGTTGCAATTAGTGAAGACAAGAAGTGGATTCTTTCAGCCTCAAAG GATTCTACTTTGAGACTGTGGAATATTGAAAGGATGGATCGCATACCTTCAGTgatagaaagcagaaaagaaaaaggctcaAAAATTGCTCAg TGTGAAGAATGTGAAAGACCTTTCTTAAGCCTGCAGCATGGTGGCTTTGAAGTGATATCCAAGTGTGTATTCTGTCGTCTGTCTTCTCCAGCAAGAAGTATTTTGCCATTGCCACCTTCCATCCCTCCTGATCTTTAA